aagTAActtattcagtgcttgtattatatgcaatgcaagatcgagatactctaatagaacagtcaaccactctaatagaacaaccactctaatagaacagtcacgattacattttcttttaaaagctacttaatttacatgtagattgtctaaaccgagctttcattaaaatgtaAGATTTTGGTAGAAAAGCCTCTCCATacagagcccacgaatagcacccatacttcaactccatgcaatgtgtaaatttcattgtttaagacaccctttgttctgctccactgcccctgttgatcatggcagagtgctcaatctttcccattcttattcactgtgacattccaatatattatatttagatacatgcatgtgcagatggtatacagtagcagtatagagatatttttccagatatcatccatacagctggtcttcagcttacctaaaaaattgttatttattgactgaaatgccactaaattcaaccttttagtacctattttcaaaaaatttcctggggaggcatgctcccagaccccctagtttcagcatgctgggtgcgcacaccataatataatctgaaacatgtcatataaaaaggtctacttttcttctaaaagagcctacccagataaaagtctggctacggccctgctATTTATTATTTCTATGAAATTTGAAGTACGTATTGTGGCTATAACTACTCCTTTATGACTATATATTGTAATATAGTTAGCCATATGCAGTATAAGTTATATATAGAAAATAGTCAGAAAATGCCACCAGTTTCAATCTCCAGActccaattttcaaaaattttctgggggagcatgcccccagacccccctagattgggtgtgcttcgcacacccagtctcagtacctttattaatcatcatgcaagtaaaggtccacttttggtcaaaaagaacccccctttcaaactccctggctacgggcctggttGTTACATCATGTATTTAACTTAAAGTTGTATCAAAGTTCCTATGCAGCTACATAGCTGTTATCAGAATATAATGCAACAGTCTGGAAAGTTGGTTTCAGTTAATACCAAGTCCCCACTCTTATTACCACCTGGTTGCCACAGCTGGTATGGGTAGACTTGGGAATGTTGAGCTCAAGCCACTGGACATAACATACAAGCACCAAATCTGTAACTAGCGGGACCACTAAACATTTGGCTGTTTTACAAATCTATGGTTACATATTGCCACTTTTCTGCAGGAGCAACAAGAAACATTTTCATGGATGTAAATGATAGTTGGTACATCTCAATGCACATATAATCATAATGAATTTTGAGGCAGCATGGTGGAAAGTGATGTGGGCTGGTGATGGGTAATAGTCAACGTTGTTGAGGGGCGTGATAGTATAGAAGAAGGTTCGGGGACTGAATGGACGTGCTCTTCGTGATGCACGCGGATACAACTACTCAAGACGCCATTACTATTGATCACTGTTAAGCTCTCAATATAGCTCAGCATTACAACATTATGTGCGCGTGCGCGTGTGTGCATAATAGTTAACAGTCCAGTCATACTAATCTCCGACATcatccggggggggggggggggggtacggATGCACCCCGTCCACTCTAATATCCGTTGTCGGGCTCGTTCAGCAGCTCCGCGTTTCGGACGTCTATCAACATGTTGATTAGTCAGTTCACTTGCAGTCACTTCCTTGTCATCTAGATCACCATCTTGTTCATCAGTTACTTGGCTTCGAATACTGGTTGCATCATTTGTTGCTACTTCAAAGGGGTAAAGCTTCGAGACAGGTCTGTTGGTGACACCATTCCTCGTGCGTATGGTTGCAGAGCGCACTAAACCATCATTTCCTTCAACTAAACCTTCAATTACAGCTAGTTtccagttattattattattattattaacactttacagtgaccagcactgaaggtagTTAACACGTACACAATCATCGTGCACCAACACAACGTCACCGATCTTTATCTGCTGGCCACCTCTTCCTGAAGGACGATAGAACTCCCGTAATGACGTCAAGTATTCCTGTCTCCATCTGTTGGTGAAGTGCTCTAGCAGACTTGATTGTTTCTTAGCATCTCTTCTAAGTTGGTCTGCATTAAGGTAGCTTGGGTCACTCACTTCTTCAATAGTGGCTCTTTCATGAGGTAATCTAGAAAGCCTTCATCTGTGTAGAAGGTGTGCTGGTGTAAGCGGTTCTGGGTCTGAGATATCATCTGATATGTAGGTTAGAGGACGATCATTCAAGGTCGCCTCAACTTCTGCAATGATTGTTTGTAGTGTCACCAGATTGACGTGGGCTCTGCCTAGGGTCTTCTTGACTGCCATCTTGGTGAGGCCGATTAGTCTCTCCCAGTATCCTCCGAACCAAGGTGCCCTCTTAGGTATAAACTTCCACACCGTACCTTCCTGGCCCAGCACAGTGGCAATCTCTTCTGATTTCATCAGTTTGGAGAGCTCTTCTGCAGCTGAGGTATACGTAGTTGCATTATCCGACATTATTACAACTGGTAATGATCTCCTGGCTACAAATCGTCGGAAGGCAAGTAGGAAGGTTGCTGTGGAGAGAGTCACTATCTCCAGATGTACTGCCCTGGATGTAGCACAAGTGAATAAGCAGATGTACACTTTGTTTTCCCCATTATGTACAGGGCTCCTGTGAAATCAACACCGGTGATGGAGAACGGTGGTACATCCTGCACTCTGATCTTTGGGAGTGGTGCTGATTCTGGGGCTGCATATGATCTTCCTCCATGCCTTCTACAAATTGTACATCGTCGCAACAGTTTCTTGACATACTGACGTCCTGAAGGTATCCAGAATGATTGTCGTAGGGCTGTCAGGTAGATCCAACACCTGCATGGGAAAGAAAAACATGCGTGTTGTAAACAATAAGTGCGGTTAAGTGGTTATTCTGTGGCAGCAGGTATGGGAACCTGGCCAGCTCACTGAGCGGAGCATTGTGTATCCATTCCCCAC
The Dysidea avara chromosome 7, odDysAvar1.4, whole genome shotgun sequence genome window above contains:
- the LOC136261129 gene encoding uncharacterized protein; this encodes MHLSNCFIATSYTFLYKLWVHSVYHIETGGRIHPNATWNFCPTAHNPADLLTRGVSFELLNSPGNLWWKGPPWLTTSHTWPTWQPEPQVHLHAAAAIAEEFIPQPPTNLDVGLHKVIQLNNYSSLHKLLAFTAYAYRFINNLCRSRPKLNGPLTAKELNSAQTRWIQACQELRYPLEMVSAKSKCVRPEVKKPPLIRCWIYLTALRQSFWIPSGRQYVKKLLRRCTICRRHGGRSYAAPESAPLPKIRVQDVPPFSITGVDFTGALAVHLEIVTLSTATFLLAFRRFVARRSLPVVIMSDNATTYTSAAEELSKLMKSEEIATVLGQEGTVWKFIPKRAPWFGGYWERLIGLTKMAVKKTLGRAHVNLVTLQTIIAEVEATLNDRPLTYISDDISDPEPLTPAHLLHR